A region from the Streptomyces sp. 3214.6 genome encodes:
- a CDS encoding maleate cis-trans isomerase family protein gives MTALGFLYPGHSAEDDYPRIEQLLGSDIRLDLVHTDIGEDAHWVDVLRMGVPPGSSAVESLGEGAAERLAAGVGQLRLAGAEAIVWACTSGGFVHGWEGAQEQVRVLATTAGMPASSTSFAFVHAAQEIGARRVAVGATYPDDVAGLFAGFLRAGGVEVTALSSAGTITAAEVGTWDESQVLALARQADTPDADAVLLPDTALHTAAHLPRLEKELGKPVLTANQVTVWEALRLADRRVNAPGLGILFTREPIVQV, from the coding sequence ATGACCGCACTCGGTTTCCTCTACCCGGGCCACTCGGCCGAGGACGACTACCCCCGTATCGAGCAGCTCCTGGGCAGCGACATCCGGCTGGACCTGGTCCACACGGACATCGGAGAGGACGCGCACTGGGTCGACGTGCTGCGGATGGGGGTCCCCCCGGGCTCGAGCGCGGTCGAGAGTCTGGGGGAGGGAGCGGCCGAACGGCTGGCGGCCGGCGTCGGGCAACTGCGGCTCGCGGGCGCCGAGGCGATCGTGTGGGCCTGCACCAGCGGCGGCTTCGTGCACGGCTGGGAGGGTGCCCAGGAACAGGTGCGCGTCCTGGCCACGACGGCCGGGATGCCGGCCTCCTCCACCTCGTTCGCCTTCGTGCACGCGGCCCAGGAGATCGGTGCCCGACGGGTCGCCGTCGGGGCGACGTACCCGGACGACGTGGCCGGGCTGTTCGCCGGGTTCCTGCGGGCGGGGGGTGTGGAGGTGACGGCTCTGAGCAGCGCCGGGACCATCACGGCGGCCGAGGTCGGCACCTGGGACGAGTCCCAGGTCCTGGCCCTCGCCCGACAGGCCGACACCCCCGACGCCGACGCGGTCCTGCTCCCCGACACCGCCCTGCACACGGCCGCCCACCTGCCCCGCCTGGAGAAGGAACTCGGCAAACCGGTCCTCACCGCCAACCAGGTCACGGTCTGGGAGGCCCTACGCCTCGCCGACCGACGCGTGAACGCGCCGGGCCTGGGCATCCTCTTCACCCGGGAGCCGATCGTGCAGGTGTGA
- a CDS encoding LLM class flavin-dependent oxidoreductase — protein sequence MAVDEIRGAVLGSAPTPLSVLDLVTVGSGRTATDALRTSVELARFTESRGFLRYWVAEHHSMPGVASSSPAVILAHLAAHTDRIRLGSGGVMLPNHAPLVIAEQFGTLEALAPGRVDLGLGRAPGTDGATAAALRRTERLHEGADDFPEQLAELTRFLDDDFPDGHPYRRIHAIPGPVQGTAPGGVQSAHRPPIWLLGSSGFSARLAGMLGLPFAFAHHFSAQNTVPALDLYRESFRPSAVLAEPYALIGVSVLAADDEREARRQTLAMGLNMVRLRGGRPGLFPSPEEAEAHEFSPLEREFVDSWTANIIQGTADEVRTGLDDLHKRTGADELMLTSHAHRGELRLRSYELIADAYGLPTA from the coding sequence GTGGCGGTAGACGAGATCCGAGGCGCGGTACTGGGCAGTGCCCCGACCCCCCTGTCGGTACTGGACCTGGTCACCGTCGGCTCCGGTCGTACCGCCACCGACGCGCTGCGCACCAGCGTCGAGCTGGCGCGGTTCACCGAGTCGCGTGGTTTTCTGCGCTACTGGGTCGCCGAGCACCACTCGATGCCGGGCGTCGCCTCCTCCTCGCCCGCGGTGATCCTCGCCCACCTCGCCGCCCACACCGACCGCATCCGGCTCGGCTCGGGCGGCGTCATGCTGCCCAACCACGCGCCCCTCGTCATCGCCGAGCAGTTCGGCACCCTGGAGGCGCTCGCGCCGGGCCGCGTCGACCTCGGCCTCGGCCGCGCGCCCGGCACCGACGGCGCTACGGCCGCCGCCCTGCGCCGCACCGAGCGGCTGCACGAGGGCGCCGACGACTTCCCCGAGCAGCTCGCCGAGCTCACCCGTTTCCTGGACGACGACTTCCCCGACGGCCATCCCTACCGCCGGATCCACGCGATCCCCGGCCCCGTCCAGGGCACAGCGCCGGGCGGGGTGCAGTCGGCGCACCGGCCGCCGATCTGGCTGCTCGGATCCTCCGGCTTCAGCGCCCGGCTGGCCGGAATGCTCGGTCTGCCCTTCGCCTTCGCGCACCACTTCTCCGCGCAGAACACCGTCCCGGCCCTCGATCTGTACCGGGAGTCGTTCCGGCCGTCCGCGGTGCTCGCCGAGCCGTACGCGCTGATCGGCGTCTCCGTGCTCGCCGCCGACGACGAGCGTGAGGCCCGCCGGCAGACCCTGGCCATGGGCCTCAACATGGTCCGGCTGCGCGGCGGCCGCCCCGGTCTGTTCCCTTCCCCGGAGGAGGCGGAGGCGCATGAATTCAGCCCCCTGGAGCGGGAGTTCGTCGACTCCTGGACCGCGAACATCATCCAGGGCACGGCCGACGAGGTCCGCACCGGCCTCGACGACCTCCACAAGCGCACCGGCGCCGACGAGTTGATGCTCACCAGCCACGCCCACCGCGGCGAGCTGCGCCTGCGTTCCTACGAACTGATCGCCGACGCCTACGGGTTGCCGACCGCGTAG